CTACGACTCCAGCGGCTACGGCCACCCCGTCGACGCCGGCGCGCTCGAACTCGCGCCCGTCGAGGCGGCCCACCTGCTCTACCGCGGCGACCTCGATTCCGTCGAGGGGCCGGACGGCACCGCGATGGACTTCCGTGCGTTCCTCGAATCCGCCGCGGTCTCGGAGATCGCCTTCCTCGTCTACAAGGACCTGCGCGACCGCGGGTTCTACCTCTCGCCCGCACGCGCGGGCTGGTCGGACTCGTCGGCCGCCCGGGCGGCGGTCGACGACCCCGCGGTCGACTTCGTGGTCTACCCCCGGGGCTCGGGCCCGTGGGACGACGAGGTAGCGTATCGCGTCGGCGTCGTCAGCGAGCGGGAGGCCGTTCCCGCGGGGGATCTGGGCGATCTGGTGCTGGCCGTCGTCGACGAGGAGAGCGCGCTCACCTACCTGGCGACCGAGCACCGCGAGGTCTCGGGGACGAGCGAAGCGGAGCTACCGACCGGGGTTTCGGGGGAGCTACTCTCGGACCGACTGTTGCTCTGGGACCCGCCGGCAGCCGTCTACGACCGGGGGTTCTACGGCCAGCCCCTCGACGACCGCGACGGCGACGTGATCCAGCTGTCGCTGCTCGAAGCCGCGTTCCTGGCTCGCGACGGCGTGCTCGACGTGGACGGCGGGGCCGAGGCCGTCGTCGAGCGCGGTCGCGAGGTCGAGGGCGAGCGCTTCGACCGCCGGCTCCGCGTGTACGCGGATCTGCGCGAGCGCGGCCTGGTGCCCAAGACCGGCTACAAGTTCGGCGCCGACTTCCGGACCTACGCCGACGTGGAGTCGGTCGACGATCTGGGCCATTCGGAGTTGCTGATCCGGGTGCTCGACGGTGGACATACGTTCTCGCCGCGGGATCTGGCGCTGGACGTGCGGCTCGCGCACGGGGTTCGCAAGGAGATGGTGTTCGCGCTCGTTGATGGGGATATCAATAGCGGGGGGCCGGACGACGACGGGATCGAGTGGCTGTCCGTGACGCGACTGACGCCGTAGGAGAGGTGGGTGCGTTTGTTTTGACCGCGTTCGACGGTGAGTGCTGCACGCTCTCGACTCGCTCGCTAGCGAACGATTCACTCGCACTTGACAGCGATCGGTGAAAGCCCTCGGCCCGCTCGCGCGGTCTGTGCGGGATATCTTCGCTCCCTGCGGTCGCTCAGATAGTTGCCCGCGCAGACCGCGCCACCGCGCCTCACCCTTTCAGTCCGCCAGGACCACCCCGTACAGCGCCACACCACGTACCTCCCCAGCCGACTCGTTCGCTCTCACTCACTCGTCCCTCGCACGGGACCGCCTCGCGACGAGACGCTCGGCGGCGCGCACCGAGGTGGTTGTTCCCGAGTCGAAACGTCGGGACGCTACTTCGGCACGAACACCAGCGGGTGGTGGCGCCAGGCCCACCGCGTGTCGGGCTTGTCGATCACCGACCAGACGCTCTGAGGCCACGTCCCCAGCGCGTCGTGGATGCGGTCGTACGACAGGAGGTTCTCGCCGTCGAGCAGGAGCCGAAAGCGGTCCTCGAAGCGGTCGGCGTCGAACTGCGAATCCTCGCCGAGGAACTCGTCGGGGTTCTCGGCCATCCGCCGCCAGTGAGCGCGGGCGAGGCGGTTCTGATAGTTGAACACGAGGTAGCCGCCGGGCGCGACGCCGTCGTACATCGCGCCCAGGGCGTCCTCGACCTCGCGGACGTAGCAGAGGGTGAAATACGAGAAGACCAGATCGAACTCCCGACCGGGGTCGAACTCGGGGAGGGTCGTCTGCTCGAAGTCCACGTTCACGCCTCGCTCGCGTGCGCGCTCGCGGTTCTCCGCGAGGACGGGCTCGGCGGCGTCGTAGCCGACCACGTCGGCCTCTGGGTAGCGCTCGGCGACCGCGAAGGCGACGTGACCGGGGCCACAGCCCACGTCGGCGACGGCGTCGGGGCGGCCGGTCTCGGCGAGGAAGTCGACGACGGCGTCGGTAGCGTGGTGGGCGCTCGGCGCCGCGTTGGCCCGGTCGCCCTCGTCGGCGTCGGTCCAGAAACTGTGCCAGTCGATGGTGTCTGGGTGGGTTGCGTCGGTCATGCGGTAGTCGGTCGCTGTCGTCCGTGTGTCGATGCCTCGCGGGTCCGCGACACCGGTCAGGTCTCCTCGCTCGCGGCGTCGCCGTCGCGCCCCGCGTCGGCCACTTCATCGTCGCAGTCGTCCGTCCCCGATCCGTCGGCGGTCGTGAGTCCGTATGGTTCGAGTACTGTCATGTGGGCGTAGCCGTGGCTGGTCGGCGAGCGGTGCGTCCGGGCCGGAACGGCCGAGAGACCTCGACGCTCTCGGGATACCAGTATAGTTGCGACTCCCGGATAAAAATTACTACTTCGGTTAACTTTACTTCTTACTTACAAATTCGCACGCCTGGTATTTATAGATTGCGGCGACCGGGTGCGGAGCCGTCCGACGGCCCGTCGGCAGGTCTATCCATGTCGAGGGTGGGTCCGGGTGGGTCCGGGTGGGTCCGGGCGGGTCCGGGTCGGTCGGTCTCGCCCCTGGTCTTTTTCGAGACCGAGTCCGACCAGGGATGTATGTCTCGAGAATCGCTCGGTATCGGGTTCGTCGGTGCGGGGTCCATCACCAGCGAGTTCCACGCGCCGTCGCTGAAGCGCATCCGGCGGGCGGAGGCCGCGGGCGTGATGAATCCGACTCGGGAGAAAGCCGAGACGGTCGCCGAGGACCTCCGCGAGGCCGACTGCGGGGACCCGATCGTCACCGACGACGTGCAGGAACTCGTCGCCGAACCCGCCGTCGACGCCGTCTGGGTGACGAGCCCGAACCACACCCGTGTCGAGACGGTCCGCGCCATCGTCGAAGCGGTCGAGCAGGGCGACGCCGAACTGGCCGGCGTCGCGATCGAGAAGCCGCTCGCGCGCACCGTCGCCGAGGCGCGGGAAGTCGTCGATCTGGTCGAACGTGCGGGGTTGGCCCACGCGTATCTGGAGAACCAGGTATACATGCCCGGCGTCGAGCGGCTGCGCGAGCTGCTGTGGGAGGGCGCCGAGTCGAGCGGTCGCCCCTACCTCGCACGCGCGGCCGAGGAACACGCCGGCCCGCACTCGGCGTGGTTCTGGGACGGCGAGAAACAGGGCGGCGGTGTCCTCAACGACATGGGCTGTCACTCCCACGAGGTCAACCGGCACCTCCTCTCGCCGCCGGGGGAAGACGACCTGACGCCGAAAGCGGTGACGGCCGACATCTCGACGCTGAAGTGGGACCGCGAGGAGTACGCCGACGAACTCGCCGAGGAGTACGGCGTCGACTTTCGCTCGGCGCCGACCGAGGACTACGCGCGGACGACGGTGTACTACGAGACGCCGGACGGCGAGGTGGTCGTCGGCGAGACGACCAACTCCTGGTCGTTCGTCGGCTCCGGCCTGCGCATCAGCATCGAGCTACTGGGGCCGGAGTACTCCGGCCGGGTCGACACGCTGGAGTCGGGGACGAACGTGTTCTTCTCGGACGCGGCGACCGACGAGGCGGGCTACGCCGTCGAGAAACAGCAGGCCAACCAGGGGCAGATGTCCGTCCTCCCCGACGAGGGCGGCGTCTACGGCTACCCCGCCCAGAACGAACACGTCGTCGAGTCGTTCCTCGCCGGCGAGAACGCCCGCGAGGACCTCTCGGACGGACTCACGGTCGTCAGGCTCTGCATGGCGTCGTACCTCGCGGCCGAGCGCGGCGAGCGGGTCGCCCTCGACGACGCGGAGCTGGCCGAGTACGTGCCTGAACCGGCTCGCGGCGAGTTCGACGGTGCGCCGGAGTTCTGACGGCCCCTGCCGCCGGCCTGCCGGAGCTGTGAGCGGGTGGGCAAAGCGAACGCTATTAGTGCGTGTCGGCGCGAGTACATCCCAATCGATGACATCCGATTCGCCCGATTCAGACGCGCCGGAGGGGGACGCGTTGCGTGCCGACGGCGGGGTCGACGCCGAAGGCGCCGACGACACGACGCTGGACCCGTGGGGCTCGGCGACCGTCTCGGACTACCGCAAG
This DNA window, taken from Halosimplex litoreum, encodes the following:
- the endA gene encoding tRNA-intron lyase, whose protein sequence is MHATLSGDVVRAGERARERFYDSSGYGHPVDAGALELAPVEAAHLLYRGDLDSVEGPDGTAMDFRAFLESAAVSEIAFLVYKDLRDRGFYLSPARAGWSDSSAARAAVDDPAVDFVVYPRGSGPWDDEVAYRVGVVSEREAVPAGDLGDLVLAVVDEESALTYLATEHREVSGTSEAELPTGVSGELLSDRLLLWDPPAAVYDRGFYGQPLDDRDGDVIQLSLLEAAFLARDGVLDVDGGAEAVVERGREVEGERFDRRLRVYADLRERGLVPKTGYKFGADFRTYADVESVDDLGHSELLIRVLDGGHTFSPRDLALDVRLAHGVRKEMVFALVDGDINSGGPDDDGIEWLSVTRLTP
- a CDS encoding class I SAM-dependent methyltransferase; protein product: MTDATHPDTIDWHSFWTDADEGDRANAAPSAHHATDAVVDFLAETGRPDAVADVGCGPGHVAFAVAERYPEADVVGYDAAEPVLAENRERARERGVNVDFEQTTLPEFDPGREFDLVFSYFTLCYVREVEDALGAMYDGVAPGGYLVFNYQNRLARAHWRRMAENPDEFLGEDSQFDADRFEDRFRLLLDGENLLSYDRIHDALGTWPQSVWSVIDKPDTRWAWRHHPLVFVPK
- a CDS encoding Gfo/Idh/MocA family protein; the encoded protein is MSRESLGIGFVGAGSITSEFHAPSLKRIRRAEAAGVMNPTREKAETVAEDLREADCGDPIVTDDVQELVAEPAVDAVWVTSPNHTRVETVRAIVEAVEQGDAELAGVAIEKPLARTVAEAREVVDLVERAGLAHAYLENQVYMPGVERLRELLWEGAESSGRPYLARAAEEHAGPHSAWFWDGEKQGGGVLNDMGCHSHEVNRHLLSPPGEDDLTPKAVTADISTLKWDREEYADELAEEYGVDFRSAPTEDYARTTVYYETPDGEVVVGETTNSWSFVGSGLRISIELLGPEYSGRVDTLESGTNVFFSDAATDEAGYAVEKQQANQGQMSVLPDEGGVYGYPAQNEHVVESFLAGENAREDLSDGLTVVRLCMASYLAAERGERVALDDAELAEYVPEPARGEFDGAPEF